DNA sequence from the Asticcacaulis sp. AND118 genome:
GCCAGGTCGCCCGCAGCCGAACCCATCAGTCGGGCGAATGCCGGATTGCTCCGCACGATCCGCGCTGTCAGCAGCGCCTCGCCCTGTAACAGGGCCTGACCGAAGGGCGCATCCGAACCGTCGAACACCGGTGACACCGATGTTTCCACCGTCTCGACATCCGCCACCGTCGCCGGTTCTTCCGGGGCCTCGGTCGCCGGCAGTTCGTGATTCAGCAGCAGACCCGTGCCCAGAACGCCCTGCGACGCGGCGCGCACCAGCACCTGCTCATCGCCCAGACGCGACAGCAGCATCTCGAAATCGAAGCTGCCCAGCCGCACCAGCGCCCGGCTGTTGCCGCGGGCGCGCGCCTCGCGCATGGCGACGAACAGGGCCTCGCTGCCCTCGCCCGCCGGCAGACGCTTCTCATTGCCGCCCGCATCGCGCCACGCCGGATTGGTGGCGTTCAGCCGGCCGTCGAAGCTGGCGATCGCCGCCGGTTCGGCCAGGGCCTCGACCAGCGCCTCGACGCCGGGTCCGCGCGGTTCGAGATCGTCGTCATGGCTGAAGGCGAACAGGGCCACCGACACCACCGCCCCCATGACGATGACGAGGATGGTCAGCACCACGCCTGCCGGCAATTCGCCCGCAATGACCCAGAAGGCGGCGCAGGCGGCGACCACGATGATGGCCACGACGGTCAGCGCCCAGGGGGAAGCGAAATCGCGCAACCGCTCCAGCAGGCTTTTCGGCGGCGGGGGGGCGGCGGGTTTCATGGGGGGCGACGACGGCAAAGCAAACCCTTTCACCAAAACGAATCGCTGGATTTTAACCTAATTTGCGAATCCTGCCTGAAATTCGCTAAAAACCGCGCTTCTTGCGCACCATGACGAAGGAGATGATCTTCGCCACCGCCTGAAAATGGGCTTCGGGGATGATTTCATCGACATCGATGGCGGCGTAGAGTGCGCGCGCCAGCGGCGGGTCTTCGACAATGGCGATATCGTGCTCGCCCGCCACTTCGCGGATTTTCAGGGCCAGGGCGTCCACCCCCTTGGCCACACAAGTCGGCGCGGGCGTGTCGTCGTCATAGCGCAGCGCCACGGCATAGTGGGTCGGGTTGGTGACCACCACCGTCGCCTTGGGGACATTGGCCATCATGCGCTGACGCGATTTCTCCATGCGGATCTGTTTCAGGCGGCCCTTCACATGCGGGTCGCCTTCGGTCTGCTTGTATTCGTCCTTCAGTTCGGTCTTCGACATCTTCATTCTTTGGGCGAAGCGGAACTTCTGGATGAAGTAGTCGGCCCCGCCTTCGAGCACCATGAACAGGCACACCGCCACGGCCAGCGAGAAGAAGACCTCCTTGGCGTAGGGCAGGACCAGCATCGGAGACGCCCCGGCAAGGCCCGCCACATCGACCGCCCGCCCCTTGAGGACCAGCCACGAGATGAAGCCCACGGCAATCAGCTTGATCAGGGTCTTGGCGAACTGGATCAGGGCGTCGACGCCGAACAGGCGTTTGAAACCCGCCATGGGATTGAGCTTGGAGAAATCCGGCTTGAGCTTCTCGGTCGAGAACATCAGCCCGGTCTGGGCCAGGGTGCCGATGGCGCCCGCCGCCCCGGCGACCAGCAGGATCAGGCCGATGATGGGCAGCACCTGCATCATCAGGTGATGGGCGATGGTCACCCCGCCGTCGCCCATGATCGAATCGCGCAGCAGGTGCGGCGCGGCCACGAAGACCCTGAGCGTCTCGGCCAGCGACAGGGCGATCTTGTCGCCATAGAGCATGACCAGCGCGCAGGCGGCGATCAGCGACAGCGCCTGCGGAATATCGGCGGATTTGGCGACGTCGCCCTTTTTTCGGGCTTCGTCGAGTTTTCGGGCCGAGGCCTCTTCTGTTTTGTCTTCGCCTTCGTCTGCCACCTATACCCCTCGCACGAAGAGGCGCAGGAATTCCTCGTAATGTTCGATGAAGACCAGGCCGGTGGCGCCCAGACTGAGGGCGAAGATGGCCAGCCCCAATAAAACGCTTATCGGGGTGACGGCGAAGAAGATCGGGAAGGCCGGCATGATGCGGCCGATGAAACCCGCGGCGATATTGATGATCAGGCCGAAGACCAGCACGGGCGTCGTCATCTGAAGCGCCAGCATGAAGGTGTCGCCCACGGTGCGGATCATCAGTTGCGTGGCGTCGCCGACCATGATCGGACGCATCGGCGGAAAGACCCAGTAAGAATCGCGCATCCCGGCGATGAACAGGTGATGCAGGTTGGTGACGTAGATCAGGACCAGCCCCAGCATGGCCAGAAAGGTGCCGACCGAGGTTGAGGGTTGCGCCTGCGCCGGATTGGCGGTCTGGGCGAAGGACAGGGTGGTTTGCAGCGACACGATCTCGCCCGCAATGGCCAGCGCCGCCAGAAAGGTGCGCATCAGCATCCCCAGCATCAGGCCGATCACCGCCTCATGGATGATCAGGCCGGCCATGGCCCCCAGCTTCGGCGGCAGGGCCGGCATCTGGCCCTGCACCACCGGCACCAGCATCAGGGTGAACATGAAGGCGAAGGACAGGCGCATGCGCGGCGGCACCGCCTGATCGCCGAGGCCGGGAATGAGGATGGCGACGGCCCCAACGCGCACGAAGATCAGCATCGCGGTGAACACCACCTGCGAAGTACCGAAGAAGGAGGTCACCTCCGTCGTAAAATCCGGCGATGGCGTAACGGGGATCATAGGCCGTCAATGCCCCGATTCTGATGGCGGACCCAATAGGGCTCAGATGCCCGCGATCTTGGTGGCGATTTCCTTCATGAAACCCGACAGCAGCGCCCCCATCAGCGGCAGGACCAGCAGCAGGGTCACGAAGACGGCGATGATCTTGGGCGCATAGATCAGGGTCTGCTCCTGAATCTGGGTCAGGGCTTGAAACAGGCCGATGACGACCCCTACGATCAGGCCGACGATCAGGACCGGGGCGCAAAGCTGAATGGTCAGCCAGATGGCGTCGCGCCCGACGCTGAGGACTTCGGTTCCGGTCATGGAGGCTACCTTGGTTGACTGTCTTGCGGACCCCACCGATCCGATAGGCAGATTTTGCCGGGAATGCAGTTAACAACGCATTAACCCGACGCGCAGTTGGTGAAAATCGTGAGATTTGAGTCGAATGGCAGAAGGCTAGCGCCGCCCGTATATCGATACGGGCAAGCGACGCCGACGCACCAGTCGGCCAAAGACCACGATTTTCAGATCGGCATGCGCAGGATTTCCTGATAGGCGCTGATCACCTGATCGCGGATGGCGATGACGCTTTCCAGCGACGCTTCGGCGGTGGACACCGCCGTCACCGCGTCGATCAGATCGGCCTTGCCCTGCGAATGGGCGACCATTTGCGCTTCGGCGTTCTGGGTCGTCTTCATCGTCTGCTCCATCGCGCCGTTCAGCACCTTGGAGAAGGCCGCACCGACATCGTTGGTGCGCTGGGCCTCGTCATTGAGACCAGAGACCTGCTTTTGAACGGCCCCGTAGGCCTTGGCGACGAGTAAAGGGTTCATCGAAAGCGCTTTCCAAAAAGTGGGGCGCACTTTTTGGATAAAAAAGCGCGCTAATAAAAAAGATCAGAACCTTTCCAAAGGTTCTGATTACCTTCTCAGCAGGTCAATGGTCTTTTGCTCGATCGAGCGGGCCGTTTCGATGACGTTCAGATTGGCCTCGTAGGCGCGTTGGGCGTCACGCATATCCATGCTCTGAATCAGGCTCTTGACGTTCGACTTCTTGACATTGCCCTGGGCATCCGCCGCCGGGTGGCTGGGGTCGTACTCGATCTCGAACGGGCTGTCGTCCGGCCTGACCGCCGCCAGCTTGACGCCCATGGCGCCGTCGATCT
Encoded proteins:
- the fliR gene encoding flagellar biosynthetic protein FliR, which translates into the protein MIPVTPSPDFTTEVTSFFGTSQVVFTAMLIFVRVGAVAILIPGLGDQAVPPRMRLSFAFMFTLMLVPVVQGQMPALPPKLGAMAGLIIHEAVIGLMLGMLMRTFLAALAIAGEIVSLQTTLSFAQTANPAQAQPSTSVGTFLAMLGLVLIYVTNLHHLFIAGMRDSYWVFPPMRPIMVGDATQLMIRTVGDTFMLALQMTTPVLVFGLIINIAAGFIGRIMPAFPIFFAVTPISVLLGLAIFALSLGATGLVFIEHYEEFLRLFVRGV
- a CDS encoding flagellar hook-basal body complex protein FliE, whose product is MNPLLVAKAYGAVQKQVSGLNDEAQRTNDVGAAFSKVLNGAMEQTMKTTQNAEAQMVAHSQGKADLIDAVTAVSTAEASLESVIAIRDQVISAYQEILRMPI
- the flhB gene encoding flagellar biosynthesis protein FlhB, translating into MADEGEDKTEEASARKLDEARKKGDVAKSADIPQALSLIAACALVMLYGDKIALSLAETLRVFVAAPHLLRDSIMGDGGVTIAHHLMMQVLPIIGLILLVAGAAGAIGTLAQTGLMFSTEKLKPDFSKLNPMAGFKRLFGVDALIQFAKTLIKLIAVGFISWLVLKGRAVDVAGLAGASPMLVLPYAKEVFFSLAVAVCLFMVLEGGADYFIQKFRFAQRMKMSKTELKDEYKQTEGDPHVKGRLKQIRMEKSRQRMMANVPKATVVVTNPTHYAVALRYDDDTPAPTCVAKGVDALALKIREVAGEHDIAIVEDPPLARALYAAIDVDEIIPEAHFQAVAKIISFVMVRKKRGF
- the fliQ gene encoding flagellar biosynthesis protein FliQ; protein product: MTGTEVLSVGRDAIWLTIQLCAPVLIVGLIVGVVIGLFQALTQIQEQTLIYAPKIIAVFVTLLLVLPLMGALLSGFMKEIATKIAGI
- the flgC gene encoding flagellar basal body rod protein FlgC, producing MPVNKTTETHPTLSVAASALRAQQARMRIIAENIANADSTGQTPGADPYRAQIPVFEAAKIDGAMGVKLAAVRPDDSPFEIEYDPSHPAADAQGNVKKSNVKSLIQSMDMRDAQRAYEANLNVIETARSIEQKTIDLLRR